In a genomic window of Telopea speciosissima isolate NSW1024214 ecotype Mountain lineage chromosome 5, Tspe_v1, whole genome shotgun sequence:
- the LOC122662478 gene encoding F-box/LRR-repeat protein 10 isoform X1 — translation MATSASNAEGLELLPSALLATILAKLDVASICSVASTCKTLNACASQILSFLPNFHLLDLGAPINLLRPLLPPNPFLRSLKIDCSRLDDSAIEHLIRPSLHELYLHNCEDFSGRLLSEVGGRCRDLRSLYLGSVAEKRGRAIHTSDLEELLSGCAQLESLSLMFDVSIFLLHNFAQVWATASAKLAALEIGYISSVMVTELLSPTLGPQQPPSHMRPLVFPHIQRLSLSVDYITDTLVGTISKGLMSLTHLDLRDAPIIEPSLSFDLTNPGLQQVNQHGKLKYLSLIRSQEFLQTYFRRVNDLGILLMADKCSNMESISLGGFCRVTDTGFRAILHSCSSLQKLRVSHGTQLTDLVFHDISATSLSLTNVSLTWCYLLTNRAIVHLVTNLDLRYLDLRDCRNLGDEALLAIGTLPKLKTLLLDGCDISDMGLLYLRHGVMRSLASLSVRGCKRLTDKCISAIFDDSSGKHLQDLDLSNLPNLSDNGILLLAKSRVPLTELRMRECPLIGDTSIMALASMQVDEGGWHGSTLRLLDLYDCGHITSLSFRWFKRPYFPRLRFLGVTRSVNRDMVDALGRNRPFLHVACQGEELGTGHWDSDALYGQDQEEVDELEQWLLEGETESDDGEIGEGGSEEDMEV, via the exons ATGGCTACCAGTGCCTCAAATGCAGAGGGTTTAGAGCTTTTGCCCTCTGCTCTTCTCGCAACGATACTGGCGAAGCTCGATGTCGCTTCGATCTGCTCCGTTGCATCCACTTGCAAGACGTTAAATGCCTGTGCATCTCAAATCCTCTCATTTCTTCCTAATTTCCATCTACTA GACCTTGGTGCCCCAATAAATTTGCTGCGGCCTCTGTTGCCGCCGAATCCTTTCCTTCGGAGCTTAAAGATTGATTGTAGCCGGCTTGATGATTCGGCTATTGAGCATCTGATTCGGCCTTCTCTTCATGAGCTCTATCTGCACAATTGCGAGGATTTTAGTGGGAGGTTACTGTCGGAGGTGGGAGGGCGATGTAGGGATctaag GTCTCTCTACTTGGGTTCGGTGGCTGAAAAAAGAGGGCGGGCAATCCATACTTCTGATCTGGAGGAATTGCTCAGTGGTTGCGCTCAGTTGGAA TCACTGAGCCTAATGTTTGATGTCTCGATCTTCCTCCTCCATAATTTTGCTCAAGTGTGGGCGACAGCTTCAGCCAAACTAGCTGCTCTTGAGATTGGTTACATTTCTTCAGTTATGGTGACTGAACTGCTTAGTCCAACCTTGGGACCACAGCAACCTCCTAGTCATATGCGACCGTTGGTGTTCCCACATATTCAGAGATTGTCTCTATCAGTAGACTATATCACCGACACTTTGGTTGGTACGATTTCTAAAGGTCTCATGTCCTTGACCCATTTGGATCTTCGAGATGCACCCATTATAGAGCCATCGCTGTCGTTTGACCTCACCAACCCCGGTCTTCAACAGGTCAATCAGCATGGGAAATTGAAGTACCTATCACTAATCCGAAGCCAAGAATTCCTCCAAACATACTTCAGACGAGTTAATGATCTCGGTATCCTCTTGATGGCAGACAAGTGCTCAAATATGGAAAGTATCTCTCTTGGAGGCTTTTGTCGTGTTACAGATACAGGTTTCAGGGCGATCTTACATTCTTGCTCTAGCCTACAAAAGCTTAGGGTGTCTCATGGGACCCAGCTGACAGATCTGGTGTTTCATGACATCTCTGCTACTTCGCTTTCTCTGACAAATGTAAGCTTGACATGGTGTTATCTGTTGACCAATCGTGCGATTGTGCATTTGGTGACAAACTTGGATCTCAGGTATCTGGACTTGAGAGATTGCCGGAACCTTGGGGATGAGGCCCTGCTAGCCATTGGCACGCTACCTAAGCTGAAGACTCTGCTGTTGGATGGCTGTGACATCAGTGACATGGGATTATTGTACTTGAGACATGGTGTGATGAGGTCGTTGGCTTCATTGTCTGTTCGAGGTTGCAAGAGACTTACAGACAAATGCATCTCTGCTATATTTGATGACTCTTCTGGGAAGCATTTGCAAGATTTGGATCTCTCAAACCTTCCAAATCTCTCTGACAATGGGATTCTATTACTGGCTAAAAGTCGTGTTCCACTCACGGAACTCCGCATGCGAGAGTGTCCACTTATAGGTGACACATCTATCATGGCATTAGCTTCAATGCAGGTTGATGAGGGTGGGTGGCATGGAAGCACCTTGCGGTTGTTGGATCTTTACGACTGCGGGCACATTACATCGCTTTCATTTCGATGGTTCAAGAGGCCATACTTTCCAAGGTTAAGATTTTTGGGGGTAACGAGGAGCGTGAACAGAGATATGGTAGATGCTCTGGGACGGAACCGGCCATTTTTGCACGTGGCATGCCAGGGGGAGGAGCTGGGAACTGGTCATTGGGATTCAGATGCTTTGTATGgtcaagatcaagaagaagtGGATGAACTTGAGCAGTGGCTTCTGGAAGGGGAAACTGAGAGTGATGATGGAGAGATAGGAGAGGGTGGGAGTGAGGAAGATATGGAAGTTTAG
- the LOC122662478 gene encoding F-box/LRR-repeat protein 10 isoform X2: MFLQSLSLMFDVSIFLLHNFAQVWATASAKLAALEIGYISSVMVTELLSPTLGPQQPPSHMRPLVFPHIQRLSLSVDYITDTLVGTISKGLMSLTHLDLRDAPIIEPSLSFDLTNPGLQQVNQHGKLKYLSLIRSQEFLQTYFRRVNDLGILLMADKCSNMESISLGGFCRVTDTGFRAILHSCSSLQKLRVSHGTQLTDLVFHDISATSLSLTNVSLTWCYLLTNRAIVHLVTNLDLRYLDLRDCRNLGDEALLAIGTLPKLKTLLLDGCDISDMGLLYLRHGVMRSLASLSVRGCKRLTDKCISAIFDDSSGKHLQDLDLSNLPNLSDNGILLLAKSRVPLTELRMRECPLIGDTSIMALASMQVDEGGWHGSTLRLLDLYDCGHITSLSFRWFKRPYFPRLRFLGVTRSVNRDMVDALGRNRPFLHVACQGEELGTGHWDSDALYGQDQEEVDELEQWLLEGETESDDGEIGEGGSEEDMEV, translated from the coding sequence ATGTTTTTGCAGTCACTGAGCCTAATGTTTGATGTCTCGATCTTCCTCCTCCATAATTTTGCTCAAGTGTGGGCGACAGCTTCAGCCAAACTAGCTGCTCTTGAGATTGGTTACATTTCTTCAGTTATGGTGACTGAACTGCTTAGTCCAACCTTGGGACCACAGCAACCTCCTAGTCATATGCGACCGTTGGTGTTCCCACATATTCAGAGATTGTCTCTATCAGTAGACTATATCACCGACACTTTGGTTGGTACGATTTCTAAAGGTCTCATGTCCTTGACCCATTTGGATCTTCGAGATGCACCCATTATAGAGCCATCGCTGTCGTTTGACCTCACCAACCCCGGTCTTCAACAGGTCAATCAGCATGGGAAATTGAAGTACCTATCACTAATCCGAAGCCAAGAATTCCTCCAAACATACTTCAGACGAGTTAATGATCTCGGTATCCTCTTGATGGCAGACAAGTGCTCAAATATGGAAAGTATCTCTCTTGGAGGCTTTTGTCGTGTTACAGATACAGGTTTCAGGGCGATCTTACATTCTTGCTCTAGCCTACAAAAGCTTAGGGTGTCTCATGGGACCCAGCTGACAGATCTGGTGTTTCATGACATCTCTGCTACTTCGCTTTCTCTGACAAATGTAAGCTTGACATGGTGTTATCTGTTGACCAATCGTGCGATTGTGCATTTGGTGACAAACTTGGATCTCAGGTATCTGGACTTGAGAGATTGCCGGAACCTTGGGGATGAGGCCCTGCTAGCCATTGGCACGCTACCTAAGCTGAAGACTCTGCTGTTGGATGGCTGTGACATCAGTGACATGGGATTATTGTACTTGAGACATGGTGTGATGAGGTCGTTGGCTTCATTGTCTGTTCGAGGTTGCAAGAGACTTACAGACAAATGCATCTCTGCTATATTTGATGACTCTTCTGGGAAGCATTTGCAAGATTTGGATCTCTCAAACCTTCCAAATCTCTCTGACAATGGGATTCTATTACTGGCTAAAAGTCGTGTTCCACTCACGGAACTCCGCATGCGAGAGTGTCCACTTATAGGTGACACATCTATCATGGCATTAGCTTCAATGCAGGTTGATGAGGGTGGGTGGCATGGAAGCACCTTGCGGTTGTTGGATCTTTACGACTGCGGGCACATTACATCGCTTTCATTTCGATGGTTCAAGAGGCCATACTTTCCAAGGTTAAGATTTTTGGGGGTAACGAGGAGCGTGAACAGAGATATGGTAGATGCTCTGGGACGGAACCGGCCATTTTTGCACGTGGCATGCCAGGGGGAGGAGCTGGGAACTGGTCATTGGGATTCAGATGCTTTGTATGgtcaagatcaagaagaagtGGATGAACTTGAGCAGTGGCTTCTGGAAGGGGAAACTGAGAGTGATGATGGAGAGATAGGAGAGGGTGGGAGTGAGGAAGATATGGAAGTTTAG
- the LOC122662478 gene encoding F-box/LRR-repeat protein 10 isoform X3, with amino-acid sequence MFDVSIFLLHNFAQVWATASAKLAALEIGYISSVMVTELLSPTLGPQQPPSHMRPLVFPHIQRLSLSVDYITDTLVGTISKGLMSLTHLDLRDAPIIEPSLSFDLTNPGLQQVNQHGKLKYLSLIRSQEFLQTYFRRVNDLGILLMADKCSNMESISLGGFCRVTDTGFRAILHSCSSLQKLRVSHGTQLTDLVFHDISATSLSLTNVSLTWCYLLTNRAIVHLVTNLDLRYLDLRDCRNLGDEALLAIGTLPKLKTLLLDGCDISDMGLLYLRHGVMRSLASLSVRGCKRLTDKCISAIFDDSSGKHLQDLDLSNLPNLSDNGILLLAKSRVPLTELRMRECPLIGDTSIMALASMQVDEGGWHGSTLRLLDLYDCGHITSLSFRWFKRPYFPRLRFLGVTRSVNRDMVDALGRNRPFLHVACQGEELGTGHWDSDALYGQDQEEVDELEQWLLEGETESDDGEIGEGGSEEDMEV; translated from the coding sequence ATGTTTGATGTCTCGATCTTCCTCCTCCATAATTTTGCTCAAGTGTGGGCGACAGCTTCAGCCAAACTAGCTGCTCTTGAGATTGGTTACATTTCTTCAGTTATGGTGACTGAACTGCTTAGTCCAACCTTGGGACCACAGCAACCTCCTAGTCATATGCGACCGTTGGTGTTCCCACATATTCAGAGATTGTCTCTATCAGTAGACTATATCACCGACACTTTGGTTGGTACGATTTCTAAAGGTCTCATGTCCTTGACCCATTTGGATCTTCGAGATGCACCCATTATAGAGCCATCGCTGTCGTTTGACCTCACCAACCCCGGTCTTCAACAGGTCAATCAGCATGGGAAATTGAAGTACCTATCACTAATCCGAAGCCAAGAATTCCTCCAAACATACTTCAGACGAGTTAATGATCTCGGTATCCTCTTGATGGCAGACAAGTGCTCAAATATGGAAAGTATCTCTCTTGGAGGCTTTTGTCGTGTTACAGATACAGGTTTCAGGGCGATCTTACATTCTTGCTCTAGCCTACAAAAGCTTAGGGTGTCTCATGGGACCCAGCTGACAGATCTGGTGTTTCATGACATCTCTGCTACTTCGCTTTCTCTGACAAATGTAAGCTTGACATGGTGTTATCTGTTGACCAATCGTGCGATTGTGCATTTGGTGACAAACTTGGATCTCAGGTATCTGGACTTGAGAGATTGCCGGAACCTTGGGGATGAGGCCCTGCTAGCCATTGGCACGCTACCTAAGCTGAAGACTCTGCTGTTGGATGGCTGTGACATCAGTGACATGGGATTATTGTACTTGAGACATGGTGTGATGAGGTCGTTGGCTTCATTGTCTGTTCGAGGTTGCAAGAGACTTACAGACAAATGCATCTCTGCTATATTTGATGACTCTTCTGGGAAGCATTTGCAAGATTTGGATCTCTCAAACCTTCCAAATCTCTCTGACAATGGGATTCTATTACTGGCTAAAAGTCGTGTTCCACTCACGGAACTCCGCATGCGAGAGTGTCCACTTATAGGTGACACATCTATCATGGCATTAGCTTCAATGCAGGTTGATGAGGGTGGGTGGCATGGAAGCACCTTGCGGTTGTTGGATCTTTACGACTGCGGGCACATTACATCGCTTTCATTTCGATGGTTCAAGAGGCCATACTTTCCAAGGTTAAGATTTTTGGGGGTAACGAGGAGCGTGAACAGAGATATGGTAGATGCTCTGGGACGGAACCGGCCATTTTTGCACGTGGCATGCCAGGGGGAGGAGCTGGGAACTGGTCATTGGGATTCAGATGCTTTGTATGgtcaagatcaagaagaagtGGATGAACTTGAGCAGTGGCTTCTGGAAGGGGAAACTGAGAGTGATGATGGAGAGATAGGAGAGGGTGGGAGTGAGGAAGATATGGAAGTTTAG